In Topomyia yanbarensis strain Yona2022 chromosome 2, ASM3024719v1, whole genome shotgun sequence, one DNA window encodes the following:
- the LOC131685820 gene encoding small ribosomal subunit protein eS8, giving the protein MGISRDSYHKRRATGGKKAAIRKKRKYELGRPAANTKIGASRIHFVRTRGGNRKFRALRLDSGNFAWASEGTARKARIIDVVYNASNNELVRTKTLVKNAIVVIDSTPFRHWYESHYLLPLGKKREVKAGEEDVLAKKRSKRVLKKYVKRQKTAKIDPALEEQFNAGRLLAVIASRPGQCGRADGYLLEGKELEFYLKKIKNKKSK; this is encoded by the exons ATGG GTATAAGCCGTGATAGTTATCACAAGAGGCGGGCCACTGGTGGCAAGAAAGCCGCCATCCGCAAGAAGAGGAAGTATGAATTAGGACGCCCTGCCGCCAACACTAAG ATTGGTGCAAGCCGTATCCATTTCGTACGTACTCGTGGAGGAAACCGCAAATTCCGAGCTCTCCGTTTGGATTCCGGCAACTTTGCGTGGGCTTCGGAGGGAACCGCCCGTAAGGCACGCATCATCGATGTTGTGTACAATGCTTCCAACAACGAGCTGGTACGTACCAAAACGCTGGTAAAGAATGCCATCGTGGTGATCGATTCAACGCCGTTCCGCCACTGGTACGAGAGCCACTACCTGCTACCGCTGGGAAAGAAACGTGAGGTGAAAGCCGGCGAGGAAGACGTCCTGGCTAAGAAGCGCAGCAAACGTGTACTGAAGAAGTACGTTAAACGACAGAAGACTGCCAAAATCGATCCCGCGCTGGAGGAACAGTTTAACGCTGGTCGACTGCTCG CTGTAATTGCCTCCCGTCCCGGCCAGTGTGGCCGTGCTGATGGTTATCTGCTGGAAGGAAAGGAGTTGGAGTTCTATCTGAAGAAGATTAAGAATAAGAAGTCGAAGTAA